The Serinus canaria isolate serCan28SL12 chromosome 2, serCan2020, whole genome shotgun sequence genomic interval TGTCTCTCTACATTCTAAGTAGAATCCACATGTTAACTGATACTGTTCATGTCCCACACAAAGTAATGAACATGTGTTCTGCAGAATTAATGCACCTCTGACAATGGCAGCTGGTCAGTACTAGAGGTATAGGAACTGGAAGGCTTCAGGTAATTGTACCCATATTTTGCATAGGCCAAGATTTGTCTATAAATATAAGCAAAGATATATCTGTATTGCATTCATAAGTGTGGCTGATGACCAAGATCAGACCGGTCCACTCTCACATACTtctgaaaaattactgaaaaaagtCTACAGATGAAAAGGTAAAAGTCCACTGTTTCCTGATCAATCAAGAATGCCTTCTATGGCTGTGGATGAACAACTGCAGAAAATGAGTCTCCTCAtcaaggagaagagaaaaataagtagTTTTGTAGTGGCAAGACAGGTAACTCTAAATTAAAAGTAAGGACATAAAGACTGTATATGGTCACATCAAACCTTGACAGATCTAAGATTATTTAGACTCATTCAGTTCCCAGTTTCTCTGCTGCAGTTATTTGACAAACAGGTTTTAGAATTATAGGAACACAAACTCACCTGGTAACAACATGGCCAAGTCTACAAAATGGGTTGACAGTTTGTATCAGCCAAGTACCAGAGACAAAGTGATCATTAGTCACTGCTGACCACAAAGGCAGGGACTGCTCGGGAGGTGAATCCATTACCTCACTGAGCTGTTTAGAAACAAAATGTCTTGATCTGGTAATGGACAGGGACATCAGAGACTGTCACCAGTACATTGTAACCAAGTTCACTGTCTTCCATCAGTATTCAGAGCACAGTAAAGACCACAATTGAAGtcagcagaaaacaaaggaaattaaCTCTTCACCAGTTTGTTTGCCTGATAGTCTAGCACTTGGCTTGAGAGAAACATATGTATGGAACAGAAGAACTGTCTGATGAAGTGCTCACggaaattttaaatactttatgtgaaaaatatttaaacctTAAAATTATGTAAGGCAGTTTTGTTTCCCCAGTATTCTAACATTCAGAAAATGTCACACTGTGTAGCATTTTGTTAGGAAAGACAACTTTTCTGAATACAATATAAAGAGATAGAGAGCCATAACGACTTTCAGTCTTTTAAagtctaattttaaaatgttgcaatTTTAATACTTCATATATTCTGTACTGGGAAAATAAGACTGCATttgcaaaaagattttttcccccctaataTGAAGTAGTTGTGGTAAAAGGTCAAATACGAGTAAACTTAACACCTCAGCCTTGTGCACATAAGCAACACTTGACTGAGAAAAAAGCCACAAGGGGAACAGAATACAgtactgaagaaaaaacacatcagCAACACCTTTATGTGTGAAGTTGACCAGTATGAGacagaagcaaaagcagaaaatggggAAGCTGGAACCATACTACAGTCTAGCTTATCAACTTCAATTGATGAGATTCTGATAAGATATGAtagctggtttatttttaaaatgctacagCTTGCATCAATGGTCTGTGTTTCTAAGGTCTGTTACTGCCAACACTGACTTGCCTTTCTTGGCTCCTGGTGGGTTCCTTTTCAGTTTTCGTAGGATCTCAGCTTGCTTGTCAGTCACTACACGCAAATTGGACATTTCTCTCTTCAGGTCCCAATATGTTTGTTGCaaactttcaaaacaaaaatttattaCAAGTTAAATATTGCTGCCTCTAAAGCAGCCTATTAACATACTATCACATGTTGACTGTTAATAAATTGTTCTGCAAATTTTATTGGAGTACCATAACTGTGACTGGACTGAACAGTACTGAGAATTATCTTAAACAGATGGACCTTTGTATATAATTTGATTCTTGCCTATTGCAATatacaatgcattatatattGACATACTAGGTAATAATTTCAACTctccaaaggaaagaaatatgaagcttacttttcatttcagtatcTGAAACTAACCATCTTCCAATAAAATCAGTCATCTCAAATGACTGTCAATTTACTTAAAGTGACACCAGGTTATAAAAAAGGCAGAGTGTTAACTCTGAAGACCTTTCAATAAATGACCACATACCCCAATACATATTATGAGCCTAGTAATATTGATTGATTTCAATTTCAAATATTCAAAAACCAGTATTTGGTTCTTATACCATGCACATTGCTACACTGAATTGAGTCTAAATACCCGAGACCCAAACTGAGATACACACAGGGTCCAATCTAAAACATCAACCATATTCTTTCATATTCAAGGCCTCCAATTTATGTTAATACACTGCCTTATCAGACAGTGTAAAAAAGAGTGTTCCTATTCATTCTTTAAGACAGCATAATACAAGAAACTTATTtagcaacagcagcactgttCCAACACTGATGTTTCATGTTAATAACTGGTAAGAAAAttaagagggggaaaaaaaaagtcagcattACCATATGTTTCTTGGTAAAATTTCCAGCAAAGGCTCACTGAATATCACATTTATGTTGATTAATAATTAACTTAGTGTTTAAAGACATAAGGATGTAGTTTACTTCAACTTGAACATGAATGCAAtgatttaattcttttttaatgatTAACATTCTACCAAAACACAGTTATTGAAGACAAATACACTGGATGAGAGtttccagaattttttcttcctccctacATTCACTAAAAggcatttatttgaaaacagCTCAGTATCTCAAACTATTGAGATAAGTAAGAATTAGTAAACTTTATAACTCTATGTAACAGTATCCTTCAAAAATAGCAATATAGGATCACACCTGCATGAAATATCAAGCACAAATGTTCAAATATCACTCTGAGAAGTGGCTATTATGGAAGTCAATACTAAGACAGTTCccttaaaataaagaaatagaacTTCTATCCACAGAAATACTTCCCCAGAATTCAAACGCTGAAATTCATAAAGTTCTGTTAAAGAACACAGGAAGGTgttcttttaataaataatgtattaaGTGTCAGCAATTCTGACTGATAGAAAGTTAAAATTTTCAGAACTGATATTCAAGAAGTTCAGCTAAACCTAGGGCCTTTCTACTGCAGACTCCTTTTGGCTCTTTCAACTCTTAAGAGATGACAACTTAATTTTAAAGCTGATGTGGCAACCACACTTCCTTAATTCTCATGTTTTGGTCTAAAAGATAAGATCAAACACTTTAGTTATGTCAAACCACAACTGTCCAATATTTAACAGAGAAGTGGTAAATATAGGGACAGCTCAAGTGTCTGCCACCAACCAGAAGGAAAGTGCttgaatgaatttttaaaaatgcatttagcaCTTTTACAAGCATCTTGCAAAGGGCTGCAGGTACCAGAATTCCACTTAAATCACATGCAActgattttaattgtttttatgGATCCCATTGCAAAGCCTAATTTTCAAGGAATTTGTAATTGAAAACCAACGATTCCCTGTGCCTGGAGGTTTATCCTATACTGCCTTCTAACATGTAATAGGAACCTTCACTATGACAGCCTGTTCAAATGTACAGCAAATTAGACTTTTACACTGAGAATTTAAAGTCAGATTTACAGGCTGCTCACAAGTATGAAGTAACTAGTTTCCAGAAAGTTAACTAGGTGCAAATGCCTCCATTTCCTATAAAAGACAGGATTGCTTGCTACAACAAATGTTTCTCATAGGAGgtttttcaagtgttttctcCACAGATTTTTGGATGGGCTTACATATTTATTACACGTTTAGTATTTACATTACAATAAACAGTATATTGTCCATAAGCTATTTCAGATGGCTGCCACCTGAGCAGCACTTGGTGGAATAAATCTGCTCTGATCAGTAACTATTTGATCAAATGATCAGTTTGATCAGAGTAGTGATCAAAGAGATAACTGCAGTGTCTTAAAAGAACATCTTTTATCAGGAGTGTGAGGCTGACAGCAAAGCTCCAGGAGGAACCAGAGGAATAAGTATCCAGCCAAGGTGAAAGGACAAAGTGTGAtttgtgtgcagtgtgtgcatACATCTCTTCACTGCACCAGAGAAGAGATGACGGGAAGTGTCTGTATGTTCTCTTTCAGTGGCGGAAAAGTCTCTTCAACACCCAAGGAAGCACCAAGTCCCATTGCACTAAAGCCTGGCATTGTGAAgggctgctcttccctctggtgGAAAATGCTGTAAGTGCACCAACAGGAATAACTATATAAATATTCATCATTCTAAACTACAaacacaacaaagaaaaaaatgtacagtGATCTTGCTAAATAATTATACCTAGACTTTTAATGAAATTGTGTAACTTGAAATAACACACCTAAAGAGTCTGCAAGAATAATTTACTTGCTCGAACAACTGTCCCTcagtaaactgaaaataaagtatttcataCCTCTGGATGTCTTGCCTTTGAAGGTGGTCTCCATGTAATGGATTTTCTTCTTGAGCCTGGTCCTGTATAACAAAGTGAAGGGAAGACAGAGAATCAACGAACATGATTTCAGATCCTCTCTCTCAAACAATAGCAGTGAAACTCTAGTTTGCCTAATACTGAAATTCACAAGTACTCTTCATTTGTGTTCGCTGCAGTGGGTTTCAAAAGTGGGTTTCAATTCTAGTAAGAATTTCCACTAAGAAATGCTTAAACTACCTACTTATGCGAAGGCATTGCTCAGCCACCTCCATACTCTTCTTTCTTGAAACAGCTGAACTCTCAGCGATTGATTACTTTCTTAAATGGACATGAAAAGTCTTTctcaatttctgctttttaatcaggtttttttttgttgctgttgttctCTGTCACAGTATGTAAAGATCCTTAACTTAAAGGAAGCTGATTCAGTATAGATTTACTTCCACAAGTTACTTTTATGACAGAACATAAATTATCTCTTCAGTCTGAAAGACTACTTTAAAATTGCATGTATAGGCAGCCACACTGAATTTACCAGGATTGTTTAACAAATCAAACATTGGGCTCACTTTGTTAGCTGTGCTTCTATTAGACCCTCATTTGTGAtgagctccctcctccctttctttccATGTTCCCTTCCTATCATTCCCTCTAGCCAAAGCTGTTATGGATTTGATCCCTTTATATTGGCTTTAAGACAGGCCACACATATTTCAAGCAACTTGTCAATACAATGTACACACTGCATGAATTACAATGTAAAACTTGAGTAGGACTACATAAAAGTACTGAAAAATAGAAAGTACACTTGCCTAAGGtagaaaacatttgaaaacatgttctcctgttttcatttccattatTACTTACTTTCATTACATGTTAGCTAAACTAATGTAATGAAAATAAGTAATAACGAAAATACTAGCTGAATTGAAATAATGCTGATTTGTCATTGCCTACTGACCACACTTGACTATATTTCACCTGACAGATTTTCCCCTCCTCAACTTTTTCACCATCTCCCAAAGATTTAAATTCATAGTGTAAAAAAGTTGCACTGTATTACCCCATATTTGAAAACATGCACTTTATTTCCTGTATTAAGCAGTTACCAGGATCTagaagaaattatattaaacacaaaaaaaaaccaacaacccccccccccccaaaaaaaaaaccaacgTAAACCCCCCCCTCCCAAAAACTtcccagaacaaaacaaaaagctgttCCCTGTATTTGTTCTGTGCAACAAAAGCTGCTGGCATAAACATTATTTAAAGAGTGTCACATGCAGTATTCCTTAGAAATGCTATTTTAGTCTGCTCTCTCTGACATCATTCACCCTCACAATACAATCTGCAATTATTTATGCAGCTGTTACTCTATTCTAGAGTTACCCAAAGGCACCAGAACTTCACACAGGTTACAGCAAGCCTTCAGATTTACAAGTTATTGAAAGCACCTCAAATAGCTCCAGACCCAAGTGAAACAACCAACAGTGAGGGAAGTTATCAAAACACCTCACATGCTTTATCCCCACCTAGTGGAAAAACTGCAGACTCACTCAAATGCTGTGTGATTCCAGATTACATAATCATTTTTAATAACCATAAGGAATCTAAAACAGTCTGCCTCCTCAAACAAtcacatttaaatgttttacatTCACTGTGTAACTTCAGTGTGACTGCAGAGTCCTAGAGACTGGCACTGTACCTTTCATCAAAGGTAAGATGGAAAGTAGAAAGAATGCACTAGACAATAACTTAGTGCTTTTTGTTACTGtcatcttaattttctttttgagatcCTAACAACGCCTAGGTCACAAAATGTGTCCCTCAGAACAGATATTTGTCCCAGAAATGGCCAGGAAGGGTGCCAAAAAGAGGTACTTTCCTGACAAGCTTCATGCAACTACCCTAAAGAAAAGCACCAGACCTCCTTAAACAAAGTTCATGACATCTTAAAACATTAGCATCCcattgctgtttttaaaaaaaaaaaggtaacagaGGCCAGCTTTTGCCCAAACTTTCTTAGTAGCCCAGCTTACATAAAACTTCAGTAGCTACTTATAAAAAATCataaagctttattttctgttgttatATGGGCAATAGCTGGGAAATCTCACCTgtatagaatcatagaatatctgGAGTTAGAAGTGACCTGTAAGGATTAAGTTCAactccctgctcactgcaggacTACCTACAGCTAAACTTTCTAATTAAGAGTGTTATCCAGACACCTCTTAAATTTGGACAGGCTTGATGCCATGAACACCTCTTTGAGGAGCCTGTCCCtatttccaagaaaaattacagtctatgaaaatatttaaggtTAATTTTACCAAGATAATAATCTTTCACTCAATTGTATACTTCATATTTTTGTTAACCCTTGATTTTGATTGACCTTGGGATTTAAAACTAACCATTAATacaaaaattccttaaaaataaaggtACCTTCTGCTTGGAATTTTGCAACTCCTTCCTGAGACTGTTGCACTCTTCCTTGAGTTTTTCTAGATCCTGTTCCAGACTATGCACTTTCAGGTCACTGTTCAGCTTCTCTAATTCCCAGTTAGCCTGAGTACAATTCAGACTTTTTATCACTGTAAAGAAGACAAGCAAGACAATTAGACTCCAATCTCAGTCCAAAGAACATAATTCAATATGCAAGATCCTCTTCAATCAGCCCATGCCCTACAAAAACATGGTATTCTGAAGAAACTGGAGTCTATGGCAACAGGGAAATATAACAGTAGTAATGCTATTGGCAGAGGTGGTCTATTTTCTGGGTTTAAAGCATGGAGCCCTACTTTCTAGGAATTAACTGGACATttgacacagagaaaaaatgagGAACTAGCATAAAAAgacactggaaataaaaaaatcaatttatggCAAATACACCATATATGCCAACTTGCATACTTACATGCTTTGAAAACATAAGTCTTTTTGCCCTCAGATTTGTATTATTAAATCATTTACCATTAAGTTTTCCCCAAGTTTAACATCAAGAAGTTCCACACAGAACAACAGAAGATACAATCCAAACAAAGTGGAAAGCATAAAAGTGACACAAATCTTGTTAGACTGAAGCAATTCACATGGTAAGAAGCAACCTAAGCTGATGCTACCATCAGATCAGTAGCAGTGAATTAGTGAGACAGCAAGAAAACCTACAGGTCTTCAACTGCATGGTACACTTATTTCCAGATTTAATAGTTTAAACAGCCTTAAGTTACactgattcctttttttttaaagcaaggtACTCAGAGTCCACTTATGACTAAAACTGAGTTACTAATAAGGAAATCATCACATTTTCAGAGCTCTCCTTACAAACACTGCAATTCTTACCTCCTGAAACGATGACATCCTCAGCAGTGATATTAGCACTACCTGCAATTTGTTTTTCTAGGTTTAAATATTTGTGCAATTGAAGTAGTGCATGACATGCTTAAGGTCCTTTTGGAGAGTAATGAAATTCAAGCACAGCTATACTCAAAAGTACCTTTCAAATGACTGCATTTGTAGAGACTCTGAAGTCAGTCCATACTCTAACTTTATACAGATGGCATTTTCTTCTAACTAAATTAATCAAGGGGTCTTTTTCCTTCCatggtgttttgttttacaCATCTATCACATACAGAGTGCTCTTTACAACTGCAGTAAGAGATGCTGGATTTGGGCTTTTGGAATTGCCAGGATATAGTGTtaatttctccttcctcttttcaCCAGGCTCTCTACAACCAGCatctttctatttttcctcatttcccagcCAGCTAAGTAACTGTTGGCAACTGCAGCTGTTTCTATACAACATCCTCTTGTATTTTTCGTATCCAACAGTGAGACAAAGCAATATACTGGACCCTCTGCAGGTGCCAGAAAACGTGGGATTGACTGAATACTTTATACTTGAACAGGCCTCTGCCTTGCTCTGAGGAAAAGGTGGTGGGGTCCAGAGATGTACATGACACAGCCTATAAACTGTTAGGTGGTGCCCATTTCTCAAATTTGTAACCACCCAGGGTGGGAGAAAACAACAGCCTCAAAACATACAGGTCACCATTCACGAGAATGAAGATAAGTTCAAAGTATCTCACTACTGTTCATGCCTCTTACCTTGCCCCTATATAGGGTTAAGCCTCTTCATGCCCCGAGATCACAATATAACCACCAAGGCTCCTCAACAAACCTTAAGGTGAAATAACCAAATGCATACCTTGCTGAGTTTCCACTTCAGTTCTTAGTTGTAACAGCTCTACTTCTTTAGATTGCAACTGTTCATTCAAGTTTTTCAAGGATTCTGCACTTTCTTTTGCCTATtttcagaggagagaaaaaccccaacccaaaatAATTTGTGAAGCATTTTTCTATCATATCTGACAATTCAATATTTTAGAACAAATACAACAACAAAGAATAttactttggggtttttttagcattATTCTAGACCAGTAATAAAACTGAGGTACATTAAATTGTCATTTCTACAGAAATGTTTGTCATCTACTTTAAAAGAGTGATAAAACCAACACCACAGATCTTGAGAATATAAAGTTCATTCTACAGTAAACATATACTAACTAAGCAGTACTGATAAAGCAAGCATTGAAGCCATTATTTAAAAAGGCACAccattttttccagtttgctttTCAGATGGTTACGGTCGATGCAGGCCTCTCGATAGGCTTGGTAAGCTTTATTGACTTGTTCCCGCCCAACCGAGCTGCATTCCTCTTCCATCCGGGAGCCAAGCACCTGAACGTTCAACACACAGGAGAAGTGAGAAGTTTTCTATGTTATGCTGGGAattgcaacattttaaaaaggcagtGGTACAGCCTGCAATATTAATctaacagcttttcttttttttttccagtttagaTAACAAATTAATCAAATAACTTTGGCCCATATCAGTGTTTCTATGAAAGTGCAGCAAAGGCTGTCTACAGATTCTGAAATCTCTAACAATGCTTAATGTTCACTAAtatatagaatcatagagtagTTTAAGTTGGAAGAGGACATTCAAAAGCTCATCTAGTCCAAACCGCCTGCCATGGACACTTTCTAGTAGACTGCTGTAAGTTCACTCCTATCAGTGCTTAAAAACCATTAGTAAGTTATGATTACTCCTATGGACAATCCCTTAATCATATTTTTTCCAGGCTCCAAATAAATGTGAACTGCtttttgaaaaagcagttttaagCATATAAACGCACAACACACAGAAAGTTCAAAGGAAGCAAAACACAATTTCTTAAATGCCTCATAAtgtaaataaagatttttttcagtgtatatATGTacaaaaagccaaagcagaataattttacAAATATCTATTAACTTTCGGATCACCATCATCCTACTGCCTGCTATGGCAAGAGGCAAGCAAGGCAGAATAACCACTACCCACTGGATTGCTACAAAAAAGGGAACagttaaaatatattcagtgtttttaaaaagacagaaagaaaagaagtctTACATCAAATTATATCCATTCTATCAAAAGTTCTTGCTTTAATCAGgtattgtatttttcttttcattctttttatcCTGCACACTTCCCTTAAGTGTACCTCTTGCAGATATTCACAACAGATTTGCAcctattttcttgaaaattaggagtcacacaaaaaaattactaaaacaAAGCACTGACACTCACATATCTACCTTAAATATCTCCTCTTTAAAGTGTTTGCTTGAAAGAAAGTATGGAAAAACAGGCCACAAAGATAGGAAGCTCCTgccctttgcttttttttgtacGTGTATGACTCCTTTTAAGTTTTGTCCTTTATATTTTCTCCCCCTAATAACGCCACTCAGATAGAACACAAGCCTTAATAAGCTTTCAGGAAGTTTCCATGCAAGTTGCAATAACAAACTCTGAAGGGGTAACTCCCCATATATTTTTTAAGCGTACAGGTACATTAGCTATTGATAAAGACTGAAAGTCACTAACAGCCTTGGCCTTCTCAATACCCCTCCCTCATAGAAACATTTTAGTGGTATTCACATAGAAAAAAGTTTTCtctacagaaaacaaagtagcatctttaagaaaattaagctaaaccaggacaaaccaaaacacacaagACAAAAGGAACTGTCAAGGTCAAATCCTGTTTATTGTGATTCTGAGTAACAACATAAAAGATGTTACACTTAGCATGGTTCAGGTCTAAAGCTCTAGTCCTATTCCCAACATCCCCCTAAACCTTCTATAAAGACAGTCTTGagatggttttccttttttagaaAAACTCAATCCAGCCTTCaccaaaaattcccaaataaGTGTCTCAAAGCTGCGCCAAGTGTGACTCAAGTTCTTTATTCCAGTGCCACAAAATAATATACACTTGGAAGCTTTTAAGAGTCAGTAGCACAGTAAGGAGAAAGTCCTAAAAATGTCTCAGCTCTAACACTAGGATCTATCTTTGCATCTTATATAAGAAAGCAATCTATCAACTCAAGAACTTCTGCAGTACAAAGACACTTGGTTTTTCTGAACAATGGATATACATTTTATCACGGCATTCCTTACTTGGAGAGAAAAACCTGTGCCCTGGTCAATTTTTAGCTTTAATGAACTTCACTAGTTTATGGCCATGAGAAACTGTCTATAAAACAAATTccaatatttatttacatttcagaatTACTGCATTAAAAGCCAGCCAGCCAACGCCTATATTAGGCATTGCAACTTTGCATTTCACACTAGAGGCTGATTAGCTAGACCTAGCTGGATATTCTTACCAACCAATTTTTCCTCATCATTTTGGTATGCCCAATGGTCTTTTGATAGACAATTCCTGGATTCTGATTAATTTACAAGCTTTGCACCTCACTGTTCAACGGTACTGTGTCACGTGTGCCCAAGCTAATAAACACCATGAAGAGGCACCCAAACTACAGTGACAAATTCCATGCAACTACACATCTGTCTGAATCAGCCACTGTCTTTGCATTGCATCATATATGTGCCCAGTGAGAATCAAAAATGCCATGACACAACTACACTACCAGAGGAACAAACTGCATTtcacttaaataaataaaacaattaataaaaactttttaacCTGGAAATTATTTCAAGTGTATATTTCAAATCCTTAACCTTCTTCTCTGCCATCCAGCCAGGagcaaaaaaaagaagctgctATCAAAAACTGGTACATCAACTATTTTCTTACCTTCTCCTCTAaaattctcacttttttttttaagaaggagttctccttctctgtctctttcaGTCGTTTCTTGATATCTTCATATGCAGTGACAAGTGCAAAGTGTGAGGCAACAGACTCATCTCCACTATAGGATGGAACAGGAATATCGCTGTCTCTCTTGTGGGCATTGTCTGCTTTTTCATGGTTCAAAATACAGATGTCATCCTCTACCAACTCCTCCATGACAGCTGTTAAAAAGACAGATATAAGTGCTAAGTTTTCAGAAAGACAAATTCATCAAGAGtctgaaaaccttccaaaataaTACTGCAGGGTGTTTCTGTCTGACAAGACAAGACAAGACAAAATAATCAGGAAGTATCTTAATATCGCAGAAAAATCTTGAAATATGTTTCACCTTGAAAATACACTGTTTAGAAGAGACACATTTCACCGTTACTTGATATAAATATTTTGAGTACCTATCAGATGTATGAACTCTCAAATTCATTTTTACTAAGTCTTAACACCAATGTAGAATTTGGCTGGTACCAACTATCTGAACTCCAAAGGAATATTATATCAGAGCTTTTGCAAGCCAGCACTGAGCAGTAAAACAGTACAGTTCCAACAAATCAACTTACTCCTGTGGTTCCTGAGCACAAGTGCCAAAGCCTCTTTATTTTTGAATGCAAATacttatatttttctgaaagtttaAAACAGAATCTTAAATTGCACTTGTATTTGTCATTAAAGAGACTGCATGAGTAGCTATTCTTTCCCTGGTCACAGTAGAAAACCTCTTTCTGAacaattacagtaatttttgaCTGAAAATATGATGAGAATGAAAACATCACAGTAACATGACCTGCCTCAGTATGTGTGGAGAAAACTGACAATAATCTGATCATTAGTAAAGTGTCACTATAAAATACCAGGTAGATCCATGTGAATGACAAATGCAAAGCAGATGTTACACTGACTTTCTGTTGCAACCTACGCCATTCAGGCACAGCAAAACATTCAATAAGAAAATACAGTCTTAAAGAAATTCTATATATTTTCTTGAGCAACAGGTCTCAATGGAAAATCCCCCAAAAGAGTTACAAGTTATCTGGAACAAGTTCTGgggtttatttaaaaacaagccAACCTCCAAAATGCAAAAACAACCAACCGAAACCAGACACATCTCATTTAGTTATGAATATCAAGATTACTTGTATTCCTGTTGAGTACTAAGAAATGCTACAAAGTGCCTGATAACACCACCCCCCTTTAAACAAACTAGGGATGTGACTTCTACAAAAAGCagactttcattttttccccttcaacaAATCCTTAGGTTCCTGATGTTTAGCTAATGGACCAACAGAAATGCTGGAATGAAAGAACTGAGCATAATGAAGACAGCTTTTTGTACTGCAGGAAAAACTTACTTCAACAGAAAACCGACTTGAtcagcagagctttgcagaaaaGGTAGGCAttagtgaaaaaaacccacagtcaCAATTGCTGCTTCTACCATGTATTTGCTATTTGAATTCAAACTAAACTTCCATTTGTTTATAGATTACAAGAAG includes:
- the AZI2 gene encoding 5-azacytidine-induced protein 2, with amino-acid sequence MEELVEDDICILNHEKADNAHKRDSDIPVPSYSGDESVASHFALVTAYEDIKKRLKETEKENSFLKKKVRILEEKVLGSRMEEECSSVGREQVNKAYQAYREACIDRNHLKSKLEKMAKESAESLKNLNEQLQSKEVELLQLRTEVETQQVIKSLNCTQANWELEKLNSDLKVHSLEQDLEKLKEECNSLRKELQNSKQKDQAQEENPLHGDHLQRQDIQSLQQTYWDLKREMSNLRVVTDKQAEILRKLKRNPPGAKKAACTAPVQCVDLNISKVNLTSGVAYKNLSQNNKALGNAVSPPLLRDARVPSERVTLQAWTDERPIPADGKMFQEHHSYGKSSLEDNSWVFPSPPKPNENMFWEMKNNPTLLNCPADYLDQCNQNCLHKS